CGGTGTACTCCTTCGCGGTGTTCGATCTGGCGGCGGGGCCGGTAACGATCGCGATGCCGGACGCTGGCAAGCGCTTCATGTCCATGATGATCGTCGACCAGGATCATTATGTGCCAAAGGTGATCTACGATTCCAAGCCACACACGCTGACACGGAAGGACATCGGCACGCGATACGCGTTCGTGGCGATCCGCACTCTCGTGGACCCCAATGACCCAAAGGATCTTGCCGAAGTTCACAGGTTGCAGGATGCGATAAAGGTTTCGCAGAAGGATACCGGCAAACTGGAGCTTCCCAACTGGGATCAGAAGAGCTTGACCGAGATCCGTGACGCGCTGCTCAGCCTGGCAAAGCACACGACCTCGTTTGCCGGTTCATTCGGCGCGCGTGGAAAGGTCGACCCTGTCCATCATCTGATCGGCACAGCAGCCGGCTGGGGCGGCAATCCCGACAGGACGCGAGCTATGACAGTTTCAGCCCCCAAAAGGACGACGGCAAGACGGTCTACAGGCTCAACGTGCCGAAGAACGTGCCGGTTGATGCCTTTTGGTCGGTTAGCCTCTACAATGAAAAGGGATTCTTTGAGAAGAATTCCTACAATGCCTACTCTGTCAACGACATCACCGCAAAGAAAAACGCAGATGGCTCTGTAACCATCCAGTTTGGCGGTTGCGATGGCAAGATCCCGAACTGCCTGCCGATCATGAAGGGCTGGAATTATACTGTCCGGATGTATAGGCCGCGCCCGGAAATACTCAACGGAAAATGGACGTTCCCCAAGGCTCAGCCGGTAAGCTGACTGCGGTTCACGGCCGTTTCTTAAAGAAACGCCGGGCCGACCGCCTTGAGGCAAACTCGGGCGGTCGATGGCGAGCCGTCGCCAACGATTGATCTTCGCCTGTCTGGCTTCCCGTGACCATGCCATACATGCTACGCCCGTGTATGTTGATAAGCCGTACAGTTGAGGAACGAGATGTGGCAGCCGCGACTGATTGAAAGCGCCCGCATGAAGTACCTCGGGATTGTCGAGGCACTGCAGGCAGATATTCAATCAGGCAGGGTGGCGCGGGGAGAGAGGCTTCCGCCGCAGCGCGCCATCGCGGAAGCGCTCAAGGTGGACCTCACGACGGTGACGCGCGCTTTCAACGAGGCCCGCCGACGCGGCCTCGTTGAAGCCCAGGCCGGACGCGGAACCTTCATCAGTGAGGGGCGCCATGGGGCTGGTGCGGAAGAGCAGGCGCCGCCGCTGATCGATCTCAGCATGAATATTCCGCCCCAACCGCCCGAGGCGGATTTCAAGCGGGCGTTCCCCCACGGAATCGCGGCAATCCTCGGTAGCTCGCGCGGCATGTTGAGCTTGCATTATCAGGCGAGCACCGGCGCGGCGCCTGATCGACAGGCAGCCGCAAAATGGCTCGCGCAGCGGCTGGAGGGCGTGACCAGCGATCGAATCGTGGTCGCGGGCGGCGCGCAGAGCGCGCTCTTTGCGATATGCGAACTCTTGTTCGCCCGTGGCGACGTCGTTGCGGCCGGAGCGATGACCTATCCGGGCCTGAAGGCTGTCGCAGCGCAGAAGGGGCTCTTCCTGGAACCGCTGGCCATGGATGAGGAAGGCATCATTCCCGACGCCTTCGCGCAGGCCTGCCGCGAACGAGCGCCAAAGGCGCTTTACCTCATTCCCTCGATCGATAACCCGACGACTGCGACATTGTCCGAGGCGCGGCGGCGTGCCCTCGCGGCCCTGGCGCGGCAACATGGCGTCACGATTATCGAGGACGATCCCTACGCGCTGCTAAGGCCTGAGCGGCGGCTTGCGCTGGCCGAACTGGCAGGTGACATAACCTGGCATATCGCCACGCTTTCAAAATGCGCGACACCCGCCTTGCGCGTGGCCTATGTGGTGGCCCCGGGCGCCTCGCAAGCCATGCGTCTCGCCGGCGCGCTGCGTGCCACCCTTCTGATGGCGCCACCGCTGATGTCGGCCCTGGCAACACGGTGGATCGTCGATGGCACGCTCAACCGAATCGCCACGTCTATCCGCGCCGAGAATGTGGCGCGGCAGAAGTTGGCAGCCTCCATTCTGGAGGGCGTGAGCTTCGATGCGGATCCCCATGGGCACCATCTGTGGCTGCGGCTACCCGCCCATTGGTGCGCGGCTGATTTTGCGGACCATGCAGATCGCGCGGGGGTTTCCATCGTGCCGAGCGCGGCCTTCGCCGTTGTCGCTCATCCCCTCGAGGCCGTCCGGATCTCGCTGGGCGTTGCCCCGGATCGGGGTGCTCTCGAAGACGCTCTGACGTTGCTCGCGGGCCTCATGTCCCAGCCTTCGATCGCAGCTCGCGCCGTGGTGTGACGGGCTGTCCGATCCATTCCCGAATATGAAATGCCCGATGCGAAGAATACTCCACATCGGGCATTTGCTTAGATTTCAAATCCTTTCGTCAATTCCAGCGCCTGTCTCTCGAAGAGACGGCGATAGATGCCCTCCGGCTGGCGGACGAGCGTGGCATGGCTGCCTTCCTCCACAACCCGGCCGGCGTCGAACACGAGAAGCCGGTCGAGCGACTGCACGGTGGACAGCCGATGCGCGATGACGAGTGTCGTGCGCCCGACCATCAGCTTCTCCATGGCCCGCTGGATAAGCGCCTCGCTCTCCGAATCCAGGCTCGAGGTTGCCTCGTCCAGGATAAGGATAGGCGCATCGGCGAGGAAGGCCCGCGCAAGCGCCACACGCTGGCGCTCGCCGCCTGACAGCTTGACGCCACGCTCACCCACCAGCGTTTCATAGCCCTTTGGGAGCTTCGTGATGAAGGCATGGGCGCTCGCCTGCTCAGCTGCCGCGATGATCTCCTCGCGGGTGGCGTTCGGCCGAGCATAGGCGATGTTTTCCGCAAGCGATCGATGAAACAGGATAGGCTCCTGCTGCACGATGGCGATGCGGCTACGCAGGCTGGCCTGCTGCAGATCGGCGATGTTCTGGCCGTCGATCAGCACGGCGCCGCCCGTTACGTCGTAAAGGCGCTGCACAAGCTTGACAAAGGTGGTCTTGCCCGAGCCGGAATGGCCGACAAGGCCAACCTTCTCCCCAGCCTTCACGCGGATCGAGAAATTCCGAAAAAGCGGGGTCGGATGCGTGCCGTATCGGAATGAGACATGGTCGAAGACAATCTCGCCGCGCGTGATCTCGGCAGGCAGGGCACCGGGGCGATCCGCCACGCCGATCGGCTCCTCATGCAGCTTAACCATTTCCTCCATGTCGTTCACTGAGCGTTGGAGATGGCGGATATGCATGCCGACGTCGCGCAGATGGCCTTGCAACACGAAGAACAGCGTGAGCACGAAGGTGATGTCGCCGGGGCTTGCAGCACCCCGCTGCCAGAGGATGAGCGCCGAGGCCAGAATGGCGGCCTGCATGGTGACCATCATCAGGCCCTGCAGTCCCACATTCATCACGGCACGGTTCCATGTGCGCCGGGTACGCCCGCGCCATTTCGTGATCACGCGCGCGAGCTTGCCATCTTCCCGCAGTTCAGCACCGAAGGCCTTCACGACCGCGTTGCAGCTCACGGCGTCCGCCAGCGCGCCGCCCAGCTTTGTATCCCAGGCGTTCGACAGCGCGGCGGCGGGCGCGACGTAGCCCACGGCCATTGCGCAGGTCACGACGATGAAGAGGAGCGAGCCAAGCCCGACGACAAGACCCATGACCGGCCAGGTGAAGCCGAGAAGGAGCGTCGCGCCGACGAGGGTGATCAGGGACGACAGCAGGGCGACAAGGAGCGTGTCGTTCAACAGATCGAGCGCCCACATGCCGCGGCTGATCTTGCGCACGGTGGAACCCGCGAAGCTGTTGGCGTGCCAATCCGTGGAGAGCCGCTGCACCCGCGCGAAAGTCTCCGCGGCCATGTCGCTCATGATGCGCAGCGTCAGCTTGACGATGCTGTTCATGACGAACTGGCGCAGGATGATGGCAGCAAGGCCGAGTGCCAGGAGGATGGCGAAGGCGGTCCAGGCGGCATCGACAGTCGCCGGGTCGTTGAAGGACCCGCGCGCGATTGCATCGACGAGCTTGCCCGCGAAATAGGGCGTGAGCACCTCGGCCGCCGTCGCCAGGACGCCAAATAGGACGATGAAGCTCACGCGCTGCCACTGGGCTGCCCAATGAGTGCCCGTGAAGCGAAAGACCGACACGATCGTATCGGCACGAAGATCGATGGGCTTGCGCTGAAGAAAGCGCCGTGCGCGGCGCAGAGCGCGCGCACCCTCTTGAACGGTCGACATTGCAGGATCTCACAGAGTAGCAGACGGCAGTGTGGCACCGGGCGGGTGCTGCCGGATCAGGTCTTCGGCAAAGCGCAGACGCGACGACAAGGCCCCGAAGGGCTGTCGGTCAACGTGGCATTCGCACGGAGCTAATGATGTGAGCGACGTTTCTCATAGCAGCATCTTGGTGCCACAGGACTTGGCCGGCTTCAAGCCGAAACAGGGATCGTTGGTTCTTTTGATCGGCGACTGGCAGATTTGCATCAGTCGTCAGCGAGTATTGTCAGCGGTATTGATGAGTCGATCACTATAAGTGAACAATAAGCCTCCGCCGGTGACGGAGGTCGGCGGCAGTCGCAGGCAATGTTGAAGATACACATAAAGCGGAAGCGCGCCGCGCGGGGACAGCGATGAACATCAGACGCGAAAGAGGGGGAGATCAGCGGACCATTCACGCGCTGGTCGAGGAAGCGTTCCGCAGTGCACCCCATAGCAGCGGGACGGAGGCATTGATCATCGACGCCTTGCGCGAGGCCGGCGCGTTGACCCTCTCGCTTGTCGCCGAGGCGGAGGGCGTCGTCTGCGGTCACATCGCCTTCTCGCCGGTTATGGTCGCCGGGGCGGAAGTCGGATGGCATGGCCTCGGGCCTCTCGCGGTCCTCCCTCGCCAGCAGCGTCAGGGCATAGGTTCGCAGCTCGTCATGGAGGGTCTTGCGGCTTTGCGCGCCGCCGGAAGCCACGGCTGCGTCGTCCTCGGCGATCCTCTCTACTACGGCCGTTTTGGCTTTCGCGCATGCGCTGAATTGAGCCTGCCCGGCGTGCCGGCGGCATACTTTCAGGCGCTGCCTTTCAGCGCATTGGTCCCGAGGGGGGCAGTAAATTATCACGCGGCATTTGACGTGATGCCGTAGGCGTCTCGGCGATCCATCCCTAGCGAAAATGCCCCTTGTCAGGGGGAGAGTGGCCGATTATATAGCTATGCATATAATAGCTATCTATAAATTGGTTGTCCTCCTATGAAATCGGAACTCGGCGCGGCGTTCACTTTCGAGCTCGCAACGGCCGGCCGGAAAATGCGCAAGCTTTTCGACCGTTATGTGCGTGAACGAGGACTGACGTTGCCGCGCGCCCGCGCCCTCTTGTTCCTCGCGCAGGACCGCTCCTGGAATCAGACCGAACTCGCCGATGCGCTCGAGATCGAGCATCCATCGGTGGTGCGCTTGCTGGACGGTCTCGAGCGTCAGGGCCTGATCACGCGCTGCGCCGTCGTCGGCGATCGGCGCGCCAAGCAGATCGAACTGACCGTGTCCGCGCAGGCGCAGGTTCGCGAACTTGAGGAACTGACCGAGCGGCTGCGTTTCGACCTGCTGCAAGACATCGATGCCGCGTCGCTCGAGGTGGCCTTGAGCACCTTGCGTCGCTTTGTTGCCAATGCTGAGCGGGCCGCTGCCGCGCAGCGAGAGGAAACGTCCCATGTCAGCCTCGGCTGAGCAAGCTGCACCCGTCGGAGGGGCTGCCCCAAATCAAGGTCAAGCCGCCCGGGTGACATCACCCCCGGACGGCGATGCTGCGCAGGGCGAGAGCCAGCAACCGCAGCCTGCGGCCGCGCCGCCTGCCCCCCCGCCACCAACCCTGAGCCGTGCGGCCATCTTCGTTGCCGCCTCCACCTTGCTGTGGCTGACACAGGGGCTCGGCATGAACTTGGTCGCGGCCAATACGCCACAGATTCAGGGATCTCTTGGCGCCACACTGACGGAAACAAACTGGCTGATTGCTGCCTATATGGCGCCGAACGTCAGCCTCACCATCCTGTTGACGAAGATCAGGACTCAGTTCGGTCTGCGGCGCTTTACCGAGATCAGCATCGTCGTATTTGTACTGACGTCGCTGCTGCATCTCTTCGTCTACGACCTGTGGTCGGCCCTGCCGGTGCGTTTCCTGGCGGGCGCTGCGGCTGCGCCCATATCGACGCTCGGCTTTCTCTACATGCTGGAAGCCTTTCCACCGGCGAAAAAGCTAAGCTGGGGGCTCAGTCTGGCACTGATGCTGTCGGGTGCAACGCCGACGATCGCGCGGCTCATCTCGCCCTATCTCCTCGATCTTGGGCAGTGGCGGCATCTCTACCTCATGGAGATCGGGCTTGCGCTCATTGCGTTGCCAGTCGTCTATCTCTTGCCGCTCACCCCTATTCCGCATGCCAAGGTTCTGCACTGGAAGGATTTCATCACCTACCCGCTGATTGCCCTGGGCTTCGGGCTGCTCGCGGTGGTGCTGTCTGTCGGCCGCTATTACTGGTGGTTCGAAGCGCCTTGGATCGGTGTCGCGCTCGCGGTTGCCGTGATGGCGATCGCCTGCGCCGCGGCCATCGAGATCAACCGTGATACGCCGCTCATCAATATCCGCTGGCTGACGAGCCCCGAGATCCTGCATCTCACATTGACATTGCTGGTCTTCCGGATGGTCCTCACCGAGCAGACCTCGGGAGCGCTGGCGCTTTTCCAAGGGCTCGGCCTCTTCAATGAGCAGAGCCGGCATCTTTATCTCGTAATCCTCTTGGCTTCCGTCGCGGGCGGCCTGGTGTGCGGTGCGATGCTCAAGATCGAGCGCGTCCACCCCATGCATGCTGTCGCGCTCTTCTGCATCGCTGTCGGCGCCTATATGGACGGGCATGCAACCAGCCTGACGCGACCTGAAAACATGTATGTCAGCCAGGCATTGATCGCGTTCGGGGGCGCATTGTTTCTGCCGCCGGCGATGCTCGCCGGGCTGATGAAGACCATGAAGCAGGGGCCGATGTTCATCACCAGCTTCCTCGTCGTGTTCCTGTTCACGCAGAGCCTTGGCGGATTGATCGGCTCGGCAGCTTTCGGGTCATTCATCATCATCCGCGAGAAGTTTCACTCGGCCCACCTCGTCGAGCGCATCGTGATGACGGACCCGCAGGTGGCAGAGCGCGTACGTCAACTCGCTGGCGCTTTCGGCAAGGTGCTGACGGATGGCCAGCTCCTCAATGCGGAGGGATTGGCAACCCTGTCTCAGCAGGTCACGCTTCAGGCGACCGTGCTGGCCTATAACGATGCGTTTCTTCTGATCTCCGCCCTCGCGGCGGCCGCCTTCGTCGTGGTCGTCGCTCAAATGGGGCTCTCCTCTGCCCGCGGCTGGCTTGCGGCCCGCCGCGCCGCTCACGTCTGACCTATCGATCGAGAAACTTAGAAGATCATGTCTACGTCACAAGTCATTCGGGCCGGTGCTGCCATCGCCGTGGGCATCGTTGGTTCCTTGCTGATCCTCCGGTCCTGGCAACTGCCGCCGTTCCACAGCTCAGTCGAGACCACGGAGAACGCCTATGTGCGTGGCAAGGTCACAACCCTGAGCCCTCAGGTCACCGGCTATGTCGTTGCCGTCAATGCGCAGGACTACCAGCATGTTCATGCCGGTGATGTCATCGTGCAGATCGACGACCGCATCTATCGGCAAAAGCTGAAGCAGGCGGAAGCGACGCTCGCGATGAAACGCGCTGCGCTGCAAAACTCAGAGCAGAGCCAGCGGGCCGCCGAGGCCCGGATCCGGTCGAGCGAGGCGCAGGTGGCAAGCGCCCGTGCAGCCCTTGAGGTCGCGCAATCGAATGCGGAGCGTGTGGAAGCGTTGCTGCCGCGCGGCGCAACGACGCAAAGCGCGGCGGATCAGGCCCATGGCACGCTCGCCCAGGCGCAGGCAGCGCTGCATCAGGCGGAGTCCGCCGTGGATGTGGCGCGCCAGGATCTTCAGTCGATCATCGTCAACCGGGACTCGCTGAAGGCGGAGATCGAGAATGCCGCAGCGGCCGTCGAACTCGCCAAGATCGATCTGGACAACACCCATATCGTCGCCCCGGCCGACGGCCAGCTTGGCGAAGTCGGGGCCCGGCTTGGCCAGTATGTTTCTGTGGGCACGCAGCTTGCCGCCCTCGTCCCCGAACAGGTCTGGGTCGTCGCCAATTTCAAGGAAACGCAGCTTTCCGGCATGAAGATCGGCCAGCCCGTTTCCTTCACCGTGGATGCCTTGCGCGGAGAGACGCTCACCGGTCGCATCGAGCAGTTCTCACCCGCGGCGGGTTCCGAATTCGCCGTGCTCAAGGCCGACAATGCCACCGGCAACTTCACCAAGGTGACGCAGCGCTTGCCCGTGCGCATTGCGATCGATCCAGGCCAGCCGTTGGCAAAACGCCTGGCGCCCGGCATGTCGGTCGTCGTGTCGGTTGATACCGCTGCAAAAACCTCAGCGGCGGCACCTGTCTCGCCGCAGCCGACAGGTCCGAATCATGTCCCCCCTGGGCAGCCCATGGCAGAACGTCGTTCAAGCTAGCTGAGCCTTGGCAGCGACGGCCGCGCCTGCTGCCAAGCGATCCTTGCTGCCGATGAGGTGGATACGCATGGCCGCGCGGGCACCCTCGGGCTCCTTCTCTTCGATGGCGGCGAGGATGGCTGCATGCTCCTCGTTGAGGTGCTTGAGATAGTCCGCCCGGTTGGCGCCAGTGATTTTGAAGGTTTCAAATTTCGTGCGCGGGATCATCAACTCGCCGAGATAGTTGAAAAGCTGCAGGAAATGGACATTCCCTGACGCCTCCGCGATGCTGCGATGGAAGGCGAGGTCCGCTTGGATCGCGTCCTCGCCAGCCTCTGTGGCCTGCACCATCGCCTTCATGGCCTTGCGCATTTCCCTGAGGTGCTTTTCATCACGCCGGCTTGCCGCGAGCCCGGCTGCCTCCACTTCAAGAGCGACCCGGAGCTCAAGAACAGCGATCGCCTCATTGACCAGCTTCAGGTCGGGATCGTCGATGACGAAGGATCGCAGAGGCACCTGGCGCTGTACGAACACCCCCACGCCCTGCCGCGTCGAGACGAGCCCACCTGCCTTCAAGTTGGCGATAGCCTCGCGCACTACAGTGCGGCTGACGCCGAACTCCTCGATCAGGTCCTGTTCGGTCGGGAGTTTTTCGCCACGTGGGTAGTCGCCAGCCTGAATACGCTGGCGCATGATCGTGACGATCTGCTCCGACAGGCTGCCGCGGCGAAATTCTATTCTCGGCATGATTCTGGTCTCGCGCTGTCCACGTCCTGTGCCGCTCCCGGCGTTGGTCTTGCAAACAGCGGACATCATACAAGTAATTGCCGCCGCTGCCACATCGGATCGGGGAGAAAGCTCGTGGAGGGGGCCTGACGTATTTTCTAAAGCCGCAGGTGAGGCCTGATGGTTGCGATGCAGGCGCAGGAAACGCCCCCAACTCTGTTGGTTCAGCCTTTAAGGGGGTGAGACAAGGCCTGGGACAGGCTCAGCGCCACCGGAGAGCTGCTCCATCAGGCGGGATCATTGATCTGGCCACATGCTCTTCTTTCGCCTAAAACAGCAGTGTTCGGGGGAACTGGCAGGTTACGCTATGAGTGGAGTGTGGTTTTTAAGCCTATTAAATCCGATAATTGCATCCGCTTTCGCGTCAATTTTCTTCGTGATCTGGCTTCACCAGCGAGGACGAGGCTACATTCTTTATATCTTCGGCGCGGCATTGTTTTATGTTGCCGGATACATTGCTCACGTTTTTCGGTTTGGGGAAAGCATCGGCGGCAATCCCCCTTTTCCAGCCATGTTTTATTCAGCCAGCGTCATTCTGCTATTTTATGGGATTTTCAGCCGTAAGAAAATAAGGTTCGGCTATTTCCTGATGCCAGGAATTATTGCGACTATGATCGCGCTAATATTATATTTTTATTTTGTAGCGAATAGCGTATATATGAGGGTCTATATCATTAATTTCGGCTTTGGCATCCTGTTTCTCGTAGCGGCTTATCGTCTGAGGCGCGCGGGCAACTTCGGAGCAGCAGATCGTATTCTTTTCTGGGTCCTTGTCGCGTCTGGCATTCAGTTCTTTCCTCGGACCATTCTCGCCCTTGAAGTGTTCGATCGCGGCCTCCTTCCGCGCGATTTTGGGCGTTCGATCTTCTGGCTATGGCTCAACTTCTCTCTCGTCATCGTCATTGTCGGCATCGCGCTCGCCGTGTTGACGGCCGTTGTCCTCGATATCATCGACGATCTCAAGAAGGACAGCAGCACCGACCTCATGACCGGGCTTCTCAATCGTCGCGGGTTCGAGGAACGTGCAGGCGCCATGCTTCTCGGAGAGGAGGGCAGCCCCGTCAGCATGGTCTACTGTGACATTGATCACTTCAAGGCCATCAACGACACCCACGGGCATGCCGCCGGTGACCGCGTCATTCAGGAATTTGCCGACCTCCTTGCCACCGAGATGCGGGCGGAAGACATCGCCGGTCGCATTGGTGGAGAAGAATTCGCGATCCTGCTGCCCGATGCCGATATCGAGGGCGCCAGGGCTTTCGCGGAGCGGGTGCGGCGCAATCTCGAGGCGCGCCGTTTCGAGACCCTGGCCGGGCGGCCGCGCGTGACGGCGAGTTTCGGTATCGCTACCCGGCGGGCCGGAGAGTATCTCCATGAACTCACGCGTCGCGCCGACAAGATGCTTTATGAGGCCAAGGGGGGTGGACGAAATTGCGTCTACCCCCCGGGCGACAACGTGTTGGACTTCCCCTCGCAGGCGAAGGCTTGACTACTTCGCGCTCCCTTCGATCGGGGAACCGTCAGACGACTCTCACTTCGATATCACCGACACCTTCGACATGGCCCTTCATGACATCGCCGCGGGTGATCGCGCCGACGCCCGCGGGCGTGCCCGAGAAGATGAGGTCGCCGGGGGCGAGCGTGAATAGGCCCGAGAGATAGGCGATCGCTTCGGGCACCTTCCAGATCATCTGGTTGAGATCACCGGTCTGGCGGCGCTCACCGTTGACGTCGAGCCAGATGGCCCCGGCGGAGGGATGGCCGATCAGCGACGCGGGAACGATGGGGCTGCAAGGAGCCGAATGTTCGAAGGCCTTGCCGACTTCCCACGGCCGGCCGAGATCCTTGGCCTTGCCCTGCAGGTCACGCCGGGTCATGTCGAGGCCGACGGCATAGCCGAAGACGTGTTCGAGCGCCCGCTCCACGGGGATGTCATGTCCGCCCTGCCCAAGTGCCACGACCATCTCGATCTCGAAATGCACGTCGCTGGATTGCGGCGGATAGGGAAAGCCGGCATCGGGGAGCAGCACATTGTCCGGGTTCTTCTGGAAGAAGAACGGCGGCTCCTTGTTTGGATCATGGCCCATCTCAATGGCATGGGCAGCAAAGTTGCGGCCGACACAATAGATCCGGCGGACAGGAAAGCGTGCGTCGGTGCCCTTCACCGGCAGGGAGGGAAGGACAGGCGGATTGACTGCATACTGGATTGCGGATGAGGCATCGGCCATGGATCGCTTCCTTCGTTACGGCAGGGGCTCGATGAGCGGGAGCTCGACGACCAAGGTCATGGGAGCAATTCCGTGGCAAACCTGCAACGGCTTTCCGCTCCAAATCGTCTAGATCAAGGAGTGTTCAGGCGCGCATGGCGTCGAGGGGCCAGCGTGCTTTAGCCGGCGCGGTGAGATCATCGGTGAGATCAAGCCTGAGACGTTCGAGCCCAGCCCAGGCGATCATCGCGGCGTTGTCCGTGCAAAGCGCCGGTGGCGGCGTGACAAGGCGCAGGCCTGCTTCCACGGCGAAGCGCTGCAGCGCGGCCCGAATCATCTGATTTGCGGCGACACCGCCAGCCACGACCAGCGCAGTCGGGTTTCCTGCCGCCGCGTGGAAGGCCCGCAAGGCGACCCGGCTGCGGTCCACGATCACATCGACGACGGCGGCCTGGAATGAGGCGCAGAGATCGGCAATGTCCGTGGCGCTGAGCGGCGCGATCCGCTCGGCCTCCAGGCGGACCGCGGTCTTCAGGCCGGAGAGGGAGAAATCCGGCACATCCCGCCGGAGCATCGGCCGAGGCAGAGCGAAGCGCTCGGGGTCGCCACGCATGGCCTCCTTCTCGACCTCCGGTCCGCCGGGATAGGGCAGGCCGAGCATTTTCGCCGTTTTATCGAAGGCTTCGCCAATCGCATCGTCGATGGTTGTGCCTAGCCTGACATAATCACCCACGCCGCGCACACAGACGAGCTG
This portion of the Chelatococcus sp. YT9 genome encodes:
- a CDS encoding fumarylacetoacetate hydrolase family protein, whose product is MADASSAIQYAVNPPVLPSLPVKGTDARFPVRRIYCVGRNFAAHAIEMGHDPNKEPPFFFQKNPDNVLLPDAGFPYPPQSSDVHFEIEMVVALGQGGHDIPVERALEHVFGYAVGLDMTRRDLQGKAKDLGRPWEVGKAFEHSAPCSPIVPASLIGHPSAGAIWLDVNGERRQTGDLNQMIWKVPEAIAYLSGLFTLAPGDLIFSGTPAGVGAITRGDVMKGHVEGVGDIEVRVV
- the tsaD gene encoding tRNA (adenosine(37)-N6)-threonylcarbamoyltransferase complex transferase subunit TsaD, with translation MRILGLETTCDETAAAVVSCDGDGRGHILANEVLSQIAEHAAYGGVVPEIAARAHVEALDLLVARALARAGLELSDMDGIAAAAGPGLIGGVIVGLTAAKALALVAGKPLIAVNHLEGHALTARLTDSVGFPYLLLLASGGHTQLVCVRGVGDYVRLGTTIDDAIGEAFDKTAKMLGLPYPGGPEVEKEAMRGDPERFALPRPMLRRDVPDFSLSGLKTAVRLEAERIAPLSATDIADLCASFQAAVVDVIVDRSRVALRAFHAAAGNPTALVVAGGVAANQMIRAALQRFAVEAGLRLVTPPPALCTDNAAMIAWAGLERLRLDLTDDLTAPAKARWPLDAMRA